The genomic DNA CGCGTAGGGCTCATCGCGCTCCGGGCGGAAGGTATCGCTCTGGAACTGCTCGGCCTGGCCGATGAAGTCCACCGAAAACGAATTGACCCTACCCCCCTGCTCTGCCGTCAGGCGCTGTTGTGCCATGGCCGTGAGGATGGTCGAGTCCAGCCCGCCGGAGAGCAGCGAACAGACCGGCACATCGGCATGCAACTGCTCGCCCAGCGCGTTGCCGAGCAGCGCTCGGGTGCGCGCCACGGTGCCGGGCAGGTCATCCTGGTGCTCGCGCCGCTGCAGCTGCCAGTAGCGGCTGAGTTTGGGACGCCCGTTGGGGCGCCAGGACAAGCGATGCCCCGGCGGCAGTTCGCTGACCCCGTGCAAGGCCGTGCGCGCCGTGCCGCGCGACAGGCTCAGCGCATCCACCAGCCCCACTACATCCAGCGCACTGGCAAACTCCGGGTGCGCCAGGATTGCCTTGATTTCCGAACCAAACAGCAGCCCCTGCTGGTGGTGGGCGTAGTACAGCGGCTTGACCCCCAGCCGGTCACGTACCAGCAGGAAGTGGCCGTCGCGCCCGTCGAACACAGCGAAGGCGAACATACCGCTCAAGTGCTCACAGCACTGTTCGCCCCATTCCAGGTAAGCGTGCAGCACCACTTCGGTGTCGCTGCGGGTATGGAACTGGTGGCCCGCATTGCGCAGGCGCTCACGCAGTGCGTCGTGGTTGTAGACCTCGCCGGTATAGATCAGCGCGACTTCCTCGCCGCTGGCGCAGCGGTAAGTCATCGGCTGCACGCCACCACTGAGGTCGATGATCGCCAGCCGCCGGTGGCCCAGCAAGGCATTACAATGCTGCCAGCTGCCACTGGCATCCGGCCCGCGCAGTGCCAGCGTATCGGTCATGGCGCCGATGACCTGGCCGGCCTGGGTCAGGTTGCGGGTGTAGTCCACCCAGCCTGTGATTCCGCACATGCTGTGCTCCTTACACCTGAAGACGACGGGTTGGAAGTAGACCGGTCAGGGCTTGCAGGCGCTTGGCGATATCCAGCAACTGCCGCTCGCTGTCACGCCGGCCCATGATCTGCACGGCAAGCGGCGCCTTGCCGTCGGCGCTCAGGCAAATCGGCACGGTAATGGCCGGCAGGCCGCTGAAACTGGCCAGCGGGGTAAAGCTGATCTTCTGCTCATAGCCTTCGTCTGCCGGGGACGGGATGGTCGAGTCCCCTGGCTGCGGGTTGCGCCGGTCGAATGGCCGGTTGGGGTCCATGGGGAACACCACGAAATCCACTTGGGCGTTGTCGAACCAGGCGTCGATACCCGAACGGATGTTGTCCATGCGCTGGTGGATGCGCCGGTAGTCAGCGTCGCTGACGCCCTCACCCACTTTAAGGGCGCTGAGTGTCGACCAGTGCAGCTCGCAGTCAAAGCGCCGTGCCCAGGCAGCCGAGGCCAGCCACGCATCCCGTGCGCACAGTTGCCAGGCGTCGCCACGGCAGGCCCACAGGTCCGGCATGGCGACTTCGGCGGGCGCCATGTCCAGGTCTGCCAGTGCGCTGCGTGCCTGGCCCAGCATGTCGAGCATGGCCGCACTGGTCAGCGCCGGGTCCAGCGCGTGCTCCAGCATGGCGACCCGATAGCGCTCTTTGAGTGGCTGTTGCTGGCCGAGCAGTGGCTCCAGGCCCAGCAACGGGAACAGCAGGTCGAGGTCGTCGGCGCTGCGGGCGACCCAGCCCAGTGCGTCCATGCGCGGTGACAACGGAAACACTCCGGCCAGGCTTTCGGCCTTCTGGGTCATGCGCAGGCCGACCATACCGCAGTGCGAGGCCGGCCAGCGCACCGAGCCAAGTACATCGGTGCCCAACGAGATATCGCAGAGCCCTGCCGCCACCGACACCGCCGAGCCGGTACTGGAGCCAGACGGATCGATGCTCGGGAAGCGCGGGTTACGGCACCCGGCGCCAAAGGCAATGTTCAGCTCGGTAGTGGCGACCTTGCAGGTCAGGGCGATGCGCGGGTCGAGGAAGCTCAGCGCCTCGGCGCTGCGCTGGGGGTAGTGGCGGTAGCTGCGCAAGCCCAGGCGGGTCGGCAAGCCTTGCACGTCGACAGTGTCCTTCACCCCCAGGCGGTACCACGGTGCCTCGACCTCACGGGTGCTGGTCAGGCAGCGGTAGTGGCTGTCGGCATGCACGGACCATTGTGCGTACTGCGCTGCCCAGTCTGCGGCCATGGCGGGGTTGCGCTGCAGTAGTTCATGGCGTTTGCGCAGGCTCAGACCGAGGTATTCGGGCTGCTCGCGGCCGTGGGTGGCGTCGGCGCCGCAGTTACTGAGGTAGTGGGCGATGGCATCTTGAGTGTCAACGTGGTTCATGGGGTGTATTCCTTGACAGAAGTGGAAGCCGCCCACGGCAGAGGCTTGCCGGTGGCGGACAAAGGCAGGTCGGTGACACGGCGTACCGCAACCGGCCATGGATGGCCTGGCGGTAGTTGGCGAAATGCCTCCAACACCGCGTGCTCGGTGAGGGTGTCGCAGCTGTACAGCACCTCGAACGCTTCGCCGCGCAGCGCATCGGCCACGGCAACGCAGGCCAGCTTGGGGCAATTCAGGCGTTGAGCTAGATCACTTGCCAAACGGGCCAGGTCGACGCGCAGCCCATTGACCTTGATCAGGCTGCTGGCCCGCCCCAGCCACTGGAAGCGCTGTTCGTCCAACACCAATACCTGGTCATCGCAGCAATGCGTGGCTGCTGCGTGTGCCTGGCACGGCTGGCGGGCGATGCGCGGGCTGGCCACGTGCAGCGCACAGGGCTGGCCCGGGGGGCTGAGCAGGGTCACATCGCTCAGCAGGGTCCAGGGCTGCTCTGCATCACTGTGAGCGTCCAGCTCGCGGTAAGCCATGGCCCCGGTTTCGGTGGAACCGAGCAGTTCGACGAAACGCACCTGTGGCCCGGCATGGCGCTGCACCGTGGCCAGAGCCCCCGGCGGCAGCAACGAGGCGCTGTGCACCACCAGTACCGCACGCCGGGCGCTCAGCCGGGCCAGCAGCGCCGGCAGCACGCGCCAGGTACTGGCAATGGCGAGAATCACGCACGGACCTTCCCCGTCGAGCGTTGGC from Pseudomonas putida includes the following:
- a CDS encoding amidase family protein, which produces MNHVDTQDAIAHYLSNCGADATHGREQPEYLGLSLRKRHELLQRNPAMAADWAAQYAQWSVHADSHYRCLTSTREVEAPWYRLGVKDTVDVQGLPTRLGLRSYRHYPQRSAEALSFLDPRIALTCKVATTELNIAFGAGCRNPRFPSIDPSGSSTGSAVSVAAGLCDISLGTDVLGSVRWPASHCGMVGLRMTQKAESLAGVFPLSPRMDALGWVARSADDLDLLFPLLGLEPLLGQQQPLKERYRVAMLEHALDPALTSAAMLDMLGQARSALADLDMAPAEVAMPDLWACRGDAWQLCARDAWLASAAWARRFDCELHWSTLSALKVGEGVSDADYRRIHQRMDNIRSGIDAWFDNAQVDFVVFPMDPNRPFDRRNPQPGDSTIPSPADEGYEQKISFTPLASFSGLPAITVPICLSADGKAPLAVQIMGRRDSERQLLDIAKRLQALTGLLPTRRLQV
- a CDS encoding AMP-binding protein, encoding MNAEHLFTTSGSTGAPRQWLRSQVQMEHEAALILGRWAPDAREIFSFAPVSHSYGMILGEVGSRVLNAQLHACSLEQQRMPTLDGEGPCVILAIASTWRVLPALLARLSARRAVLVVHSASLLPPGALATVQRHAGPQVRFVELLGSTETGAMAYRELDAHSDAEQPWTLLSDVTLLSPPGQPCALHVASPRIARQPCQAHAAATHCCDDQVLVLDEQRFQWLGRASSLIKVNGLRVDLARLASDLAQRLNCPKLACVAVADALRGEAFEVLYSCDTLTEHAVLEAFRQLPPGHPWPVAVRRVTDLPLSATGKPLPWAASTSVKEYTP
- the asnB gene encoding asparagine synthase (glutamine-hydrolyzing); amino-acid sequence: MCGITGWVDYTRNLTQAGQVIGAMTDTLALRGPDASGSWQHCNALLGHRRLAIIDLSGGVQPMTYRCASGEEVALIYTGEVYNHDALRERLRNAGHQFHTRSDTEVVLHAYLEWGEQCCEHLSGMFAFAVFDGRDGHFLLVRDRLGVKPLYYAHHQQGLLFGSEIKAILAHPEFASALDVVGLVDALSLSRGTARTALHGVSELPPGHRLSWRPNGRPKLSRYWQLQRREHQDDLPGTVARTRALLGNALGEQLHADVPVCSLLSGGLDSTILTAMAQQRLTAEQGGRVNSFSVDFIGQAEQFQSDTFRPERDEPYALAAAEHIGSHHQTILIDNGELVADPARSAVYRANDSAATFGDVDTSLYLLFKAIGRHSTVAISGEAADEVFGGYAWFRDPQALAAQRFPWLSRMQLLQPELINPEFNRLCDFASYQDGCYHQALDSVEHLPGDNPQERRMREICHMHLQRWLPILLDRKDRLSMAASLEVRVPFTDHELVEYVYNVPWSMKGKDGVEKWLLKQACADILPAAVLQRRKSPYPTSANLAYERFLRERVRHLLEQAGSPVFQVIDRVRLGAELRQPEGYFNSQLRRNNLETALALDAWLREYRLAV